AACATCAACAAACCATTGGCAACCGCATACTGGCGACATGCCCTTGGTGCTATGCGCAGCGGGCCCGCCAGCAGTGCCCAGGCTGCAGCGCAGGCGGCCGTCAGCAGCACTATGACCTCAATGAGGATCTCAGCTTGGATGTCCATCAAACCCCGATTGTATTTATTCTTTTTTTAGTGGCTTTACTATAGCCCTCACCAGCGGTGAATGTCAGTTTTTTGTCGGACAAGTCTTGCCATTTTCCAGCTCAGTTGCGAAGTTAGCCAAGTAGTCCAAGCAAGGAGATCTCATGGATACCAATAAGCTACTGCTGGTGATCATCGCCATTTTGCTGCCGCCTGTTGCGGTATTCTTAAAAGAAGGTGCGGGAAAGCATCTGCTGATCAATATTATTTTGTGCCTG
The window above is part of the Shewanella litorisediminis genome. Proteins encoded here:
- a CDS encoding YqaE/Pmp3 family membrane protein, whose protein sequence is MDTNKLLLVIIAILLPPVAVFLKEGAGKHLLINIILCLFFWLPGLLHALWVVTKS